One Streptomyces fagopyri DNA window includes the following coding sequences:
- a CDS encoding bifunctional aldolase/short-chain dehydrogenase, with product MAPHPEAAALLARSHRLGADPRNTNYAGGNASAKGTDTDPVTGGDVELMWVKGSGGDLGTLTESGLAVLRLDRLRAMTEVYPGVEREDEMVAAFDYCLHGKGGAAPSIDTAMHGLVDAAHVDHLHPDSGIALACAADGEKLTAECFGDTVVWVPWRRPGFQLGLDIAAVKEANPRAVGCVLGGHGITAWGDTAEECERNSLHIIRTAEAFLTARGRPEPFGPVVEGYTALAASERRERAAALAPYVRALASQDRPQVGHFTDSGVVLDFLASAEHPRLAALGTSCPDHFLRTKVRPLVLDLPATAGLDEAVARLEELHGTYREEYAAYYQRHADAGSPAMRGADPAIVLIPGIGMFSFGKDKQTARVAGEFYVNAINVMRGAEAVSAYAPIEESEKFRIEYWALEEAKLQRLPRPKPLATRVALVTGAGSGIGKAIAERLVAEGACVVVADLNAENAADVATSLGGPDRAVAVTVDVTSEEQIAEAFRTAVLAFGGVDLVVNNAGISISKPLLETTAKDWDLQHDIMARGSFLVSREAARVMIRQQLGGDIVYIASKNSVFAGPNNIAYSATKADQAHQVRLLAAELGEHGIRVNGVNPDGVVRGSGIFAGGWGAQRAATYGIEEEKLGEFYAQRTILKREVLPEHVANAVFALTGGDLTHTTGLHVPVDAGVAAAFLR from the coding sequence ATGGCACCCCATCCCGAAGCCGCCGCTCTGCTGGCCCGCTCGCACCGGCTCGGCGCCGACCCGCGCAACACCAACTACGCGGGCGGCAACGCGTCCGCGAAGGGCACCGACACCGATCCCGTGACCGGCGGCGACGTCGAGCTGATGTGGGTGAAGGGGTCGGGCGGCGACCTCGGCACGCTGACCGAGTCCGGGCTCGCCGTACTGCGGCTGGACCGGCTGCGGGCGATGACCGAGGTGTACCCCGGTGTGGAGCGCGAGGACGAGATGGTCGCCGCTTTCGACTACTGCCTGCACGGCAAGGGCGGCGCGGCCCCCTCCATCGACACGGCGATGCACGGCCTGGTGGACGCGGCCCACGTCGACCACCTGCATCCCGACTCCGGCATCGCGCTGGCCTGCGCGGCCGACGGCGAGAAACTGACCGCCGAGTGCTTCGGCGACACCGTGGTCTGGGTGCCGTGGCGCAGGCCGGGCTTCCAGCTCGGCCTGGACATCGCGGCCGTCAAGGAGGCCAACCCGCGGGCCGTCGGCTGTGTTCTGGGCGGCCACGGAATCACCGCCTGGGGCGACACCGCCGAGGAGTGCGAGCGCAACTCGCTGCACATCATCAGGACGGCCGAGGCGTTCCTCACCGCGCGCGGCAGGCCGGAGCCCTTCGGGCCGGTCGTCGAGGGCTACACGGCCCTGGCCGCGTCCGAGCGCCGCGAGCGCGCGGCGGCCCTCGCGCCGTACGTGCGGGCCCTGGCCTCCCAGGACCGTCCGCAGGTCGGCCACTTCACCGACTCCGGCGTCGTCCTCGACTTCCTCGCGAGCGCCGAGCACCCGCGCCTCGCGGCCCTCGGCACCTCCTGCCCCGACCACTTCCTCCGTACGAAGGTCAGGCCGCTCGTCCTCGACCTGCCGGCCACCGCGGGCCTGGACGAGGCGGTCGCGCGGCTCGAGGAACTGCACGGCACGTACCGCGAGGAGTACGCGGCCTACTACCAGCGGCATGCCGACGCCGGCTCCCCCGCGATGCGCGGCGCGGACCCGGCGATCGTGCTGATCCCCGGTATCGGCATGTTCTCCTTCGGCAAGGACAAGCAGACCGCGCGGGTCGCGGGCGAGTTCTACGTCAACGCGATCAACGTGATGCGGGGCGCCGAGGCCGTCTCCGCTTACGCGCCGATCGAGGAGTCGGAGAAGTTCCGCATCGAGTACTGGGCGCTGGAGGAGGCCAAGCTCCAGCGGCTCCCCCGGCCCAAACCGCTCGCCACCCGGGTGGCCCTGGTGACGGGCGCGGGCAGCGGCATCGGCAAGGCCATCGCCGAGCGGCTGGTCGCCGAGGGGGCCTGCGTGGTGGTCGCCGACCTGAACGCGGAGAACGCCGCCGACGTCGCCACGTCGCTGGGCGGTCCCGACAGGGCCGTCGCCGTCACCGTCGACGTGACCTCCGAGGAGCAGATCGCCGAGGCGTTCCGGACGGCGGTGCTCGCCTTCGGCGGCGTCGACCTGGTGGTCAACAACGCGGGCATCTCCATCTCCAAGCCGCTCCTGGAGACCACCGCGAAGGACTGGGACCTCCAGCACGACATCATGGCCCGCGGCTCCTTCCTGGTCTCCCGCGAGGCGGCCCGGGTGATGATCCGGCAGCAGCTGGGCGGCGACATCGTCTACATCGCGTCCAAGAACTCGGTCTTCGCCGGCCCGAACAACATCGCCTACTCCGCGACCAAGGCCGACCAGGCCCACCAGGTCCGGCTGCTGGCGGCCGAGCTCGGCGAGCACGGCATCCGTGTCAACGGCGTCAACCCGGACGGGGTGGTACGCGGTTCGGGCATCTTCGCGGGCGGCTGGGGCGCCCAGCGCGCGGCCACGTACGGGATCGAGGAGGAGAAGCTCGGCGAGTTCTACGCCCAGCGCACCATCCTCAAGCGGGAGGTGCTGCCCGAGCACGTCGCGAACGCGGTGTTCGCGCTGACCGGCGGGGACCTCACGCACACCACCGGTCTGCACGTCCCGGTCGACGCCGGTGTCGCGGCGGCATTCCTGCGATGA
- a CDS encoding rhamnulokinase: MSEHHKTFAAVDLGASSGRVMVGRVGPGTLDLTEAHRFPNRPVRVPEGLRWDILSLYAGVLDGLRAAGRVDSVGIDSWAVDYGLLDADGALLGNPVHYRDARTEGVAEQVWATVPAAELYAATGLQYAPFNTLYQLTAARSTPQLAHAERLLLIPDLLAYWLTGEAGTELTNASTTQLIDPRTGEWAYGLAERLGIDLGLFAPLRRPGDPAGLLTPRVLEETGLTGPVPVTTVGSHDTASAVAAVPAAGERFAYICTGTWSLAGLELAAPVLTEASRAANFTNELGLDGTVRYLRNIMGLWLLQECLREWDHPDLGALLRAAAEIPPLRSVVDAGDAVFLAPGRMPARIADACRTTGQPVPGSRAEITRCILDSLALAHRRAVDDARRLADHPVDVVHIVGGGTRNELLCQLTADACGLPVVAGPAEAAALGNVLVQARAHGLVGDRTAMRRLLARTQPLRRYEPRGDPAAWRAAQNRIAGP; the protein is encoded by the coding sequence ATGAGCGAGCACCACAAGACCTTCGCCGCGGTCGACCTCGGCGCGTCCAGCGGGCGCGTCATGGTCGGCCGCGTCGGCCCCGGGACCCTGGACCTCACCGAGGCCCACCGCTTCCCCAACCGGCCGGTGCGGGTCCCCGAGGGGCTGCGCTGGGACATCCTCTCGCTGTACGCCGGAGTGCTCGACGGACTGCGCGCCGCCGGGCGGGTCGACTCCGTCGGCATCGACAGCTGGGCCGTGGACTACGGGCTGCTGGACGCCGACGGCGCGCTGCTCGGCAACCCGGTGCACTACCGCGACGCCCGTACCGAGGGTGTCGCGGAGCAGGTGTGGGCCACCGTGCCCGCCGCCGAGCTGTACGCGGCGACCGGGCTCCAGTACGCCCCGTTCAACACCCTGTACCAGCTCACCGCGGCCCGCTCGACCCCCCAACTCGCCCACGCCGAGCGGCTGCTGCTCATTCCCGACCTGCTGGCGTACTGGCTCACGGGCGAGGCGGGCACGGAGCTGACCAACGCCTCCACCACCCAGCTGATCGACCCGCGGACGGGTGAGTGGGCGTACGGCCTCGCGGAGCGGCTCGGCATCGACCTGGGGCTGTTCGCGCCACTGCGCCGCCCTGGCGACCCGGCCGGCCTCCTGACGCCCCGGGTCCTGGAGGAGACCGGACTGACCGGCCCGGTCCCGGTGACGACCGTCGGCTCGCACGACACCGCCTCCGCGGTGGCCGCCGTCCCCGCCGCGGGCGAACGCTTCGCCTACATCTGCACCGGCACCTGGTCCCTCGCGGGCCTGGAACTGGCCGCGCCGGTCCTCACGGAGGCGAGCCGCGCGGCCAACTTCACCAACGAGCTGGGCCTGGACGGCACGGTGCGCTATCTGCGCAACATCATGGGGCTGTGGCTGCTCCAGGAGTGTCTGCGCGAGTGGGACCACCCCGACCTCGGCGCACTGCTGCGGGCCGCCGCCGAGATCCCCCCGCTGCGGTCGGTCGTGGACGCCGGTGACGCCGTCTTCCTCGCCCCCGGCCGGATGCCGGCCCGGATCGCCGACGCCTGCCGGACCACGGGGCAGCCCGTGCCCGGGTCCCGCGCCGAGATCACCCGCTGCATCCTCGACTCCCTCGCGCTCGCCCACCGCCGGGCGGTCGACGACGCGCGGCGGCTCGCCGACCACCCGGTCGACGTCGTACACATCGTCGGCGGCGGCACCCGCAACGAACTGCTCTGCCAACTGACCGCCGACGCCTGCGGACTGCCGGTGGTGGCGGGCCCGGCGGAGGCCGCCGCGCTCGGCAACGTCCTCGTCCAGGCACGGGCCCACGGGCTGGTCGGCGACCGTACGGCGATGCGGCGACTCCTCGCCCGTACACAGCCGTTGCGGCGGTACGAGCCCCGGGGGGACCCCGCCGCCTGGCGTGCCGCGCAGAACCGGATCGCCGGTCCGTGA
- a CDS encoding (Fe-S)-binding protein, with the protein MRVALFLTCVNDTLYPDTGRAVVKLLTRLGVEVDFPMAQTCCGQAHYNTGYRHEAEPLARHFSDVFGAYEAIVTPSGSCGAMVRELYPRMGERARAEGRGDTLAATLAPVVPKTYELTEFLVDVLGVTDVGAYYPHTVTYHPTCHGLRSLGLGDRPRRLLRAVKGLELRELPGADECCGFGGTFAVKNPDVSAAMGADKVRNAESTGADVLCAADNSCLMHIGGTMTRLSTDMRPVHIAEILANTEGEPSA; encoded by the coding sequence ATGCGTGTCGCTCTGTTCCTGACCTGTGTCAACGACACGCTCTATCCGGACACCGGTCGCGCCGTGGTGAAACTGCTGACCAGACTGGGTGTCGAGGTCGACTTCCCGATGGCCCAGACCTGTTGCGGGCAGGCGCACTACAACACCGGATACCGGCATGAGGCCGAGCCGCTGGCCCGGCACTTCTCCGATGTCTTCGGTGCGTACGAGGCGATCGTGACGCCTTCAGGGTCGTGCGGCGCGATGGTGCGGGAGCTGTATCCGCGGATGGGCGAGCGGGCACGGGCGGAGGGCCGCGGGGACACCCTCGCCGCCACGCTCGCCCCGGTCGTTCCGAAGACGTACGAACTCACCGAGTTCCTGGTGGACGTGCTCGGAGTGACGGACGTGGGCGCCTACTACCCGCACACCGTCACCTACCACCCCACCTGTCACGGGCTGCGCAGCCTCGGGCTCGGCGACCGGCCGCGCCGGCTGCTCCGGGCCGTGAAGGGACTCGAACTGCGCGAGCTGCCCGGCGCCGACGAGTGCTGCGGCTTCGGCGGCACGTTCGCCGTCAAGAACCCCGACGTCTCGGCGGCGATGGGCGCCGACAAGGTGCGCAACGCCGAGTCGACCGGCGCGGACGTCCTGTGCGCCGCCGACAACTCCTGTCTGATGCACATCGGTGGCACGATGACCCGGCTGAGCACGGACATGCGTCCGGTGCACATCGCGGAGATCCTCGCGAACACGGAAGGGGAGCCGAGCGCGTGA
- a CDS encoding LutB/LldF family L-lactate oxidation iron-sulfur protein, with translation MSGTFVGMPAFPEAAREAVDNPILRGNLRHATHTIRAKRAVAVSELDDWAALREAGKQIKDHTLRHLDHYLVRLEESVTAAGGVVHWAVDADEANRIVVELVRATGESEVVKVKSMATQEIGLNEALEAAGVHAYETDLAELIVQLGKDRPSHILVPAIHRNRGEIRDIFAREMGEWGRPAPEGLTDTPAELAEAARLHLREKFLRAKVGVSGANFMVAETGTLMVVESEGNGRMCLTLPETLISVVGIEKIVPTWRDLEVFLQTLPRSSTAERMNPYTSMWTGTTDEDGPRTFHLVLIDNGRTDTLADEVGRQALRCIRCSACLNVCPVYERAGGHAYGSVYPGPIGAILSPQLRGTAGAVDASLPYASSLCGACYEVCPVAIDIPEVLVHLRERVVEGGPTTREGNRVVLKPAKGHAAERAAMRAARWVFSRPGALGAGQRLASRTRRFHPRSMPGPGRAWSASRDLPRLPAEPFRDWWRRTDGGKETEAK, from the coding sequence GTGAGCGGCACCTTCGTCGGCATGCCGGCCTTCCCCGAGGCCGCCCGCGAGGCGGTCGACAACCCGATCCTGCGCGGCAATCTGCGCCACGCCACGCACACGATCCGCGCCAAGCGCGCCGTCGCCGTGTCCGAACTCGACGACTGGGCGGCCCTGCGCGAGGCAGGCAAGCAGATCAAGGACCACACCCTCCGTCATCTCGACCACTACCTGGTGCGGTTGGAGGAGTCCGTCACCGCGGCCGGCGGTGTCGTGCACTGGGCCGTCGACGCCGACGAGGCCAACCGGATCGTCGTCGAACTGGTGCGGGCGACCGGTGAGAGCGAGGTCGTCAAGGTCAAGTCGATGGCCACGCAGGAGATCGGGCTCAACGAAGCCCTGGAGGCCGCGGGCGTCCACGCCTACGAGACCGATCTCGCCGAACTCATCGTGCAGTTGGGCAAGGACCGGCCCTCGCACATCCTCGTCCCGGCGATCCACCGCAACCGGGGCGAGATCCGTGACATCTTCGCCCGTGAGATGGGCGAATGGGGCCGCCCGGCCCCCGAGGGTCTCACCGACACGCCCGCCGAGCTGGCCGAGGCCGCCCGGCTGCATCTGCGCGAGAAGTTCCTGCGCGCCAAGGTCGGCGTCTCCGGCGCCAACTTCATGGTCGCCGAGACCGGCACGCTGATGGTGGTGGAGTCCGAGGGCAACGGGCGGATGTGCCTGACCCTGCCCGAGACGCTGATCTCCGTCGTCGGCATCGAGAAGATCGTGCCGACCTGGCGGGACCTGGAGGTCTTCCTCCAGACCCTCCCCCGCTCCTCGACGGCGGAGCGCATGAACCCGTACACCTCGATGTGGACGGGCACGACGGACGAGGACGGTCCGCGGACCTTCCACCTGGTCCTGATCGACAACGGCCGCACCGACACGCTCGCGGACGAGGTCGGCCGCCAGGCGCTGCGCTGCATCCGCTGCTCGGCGTGTCTCAACGTCTGTCCGGTGTACGAGCGGGCGGGCGGCCACGCCTACGGCTCGGTCTACCCGGGCCCCATCGGCGCGATCCTCAGCCCCCAGCTGCGGGGCACCGCCGGCGCGGTCGACGCCTCGCTGCCGTACGCCTCCTCGCTCTGCGGTGCCTGCTACGAGGTCTGCCCGGTCGCCATCGACATCCCGGAGGTCCTGGTCCATCTCCGGGAGCGGGTCGTCGAGGGTGGTCCGACGACACGGGAGGGCAACAGGGTGGTGCTCAAACCGGCCAAGGGGCACGCCGCCGAGCGGGCGGCGATGCGCGCGGCCCGCTGGGTGTTCAGCCGTCCCGGCGCCCTGGGAGCGGGACAGCGGCTGGCGTCGCGGACACGCCGGTTCCATCCGCGGTCGATGCCGGGGCCCGGCAGGGCGTGGAGTGCGAGCCGCGACCTGCCCCGGTTGCCCGCGGAGCCGTTCCGCGACTGGTGGCGGCGCACGGACGGCGGCAAGGAGACGGAGGCCAAGTGA
- a CDS encoding LutC/YkgG family protein, which translates to MSSRDVILGRVRRAIADVPRDDTPYEQAVERNYLLEHGTRDVAGTVDLLAENLADYRAIVHRTDDEELPHLIMRLLAGRGTRYVLVPPGLPPEWMSAADPTRVHDRAVSTPHELDRVESVVTGCALAIAETGTLVLDGSPDQGRRRITLIPDHHICVVRVPDQVVSSVPQALERLDPRRPLTWISGPSATSDIELDRVEGVHGPRTLEVVLVSGA; encoded by the coding sequence GTGAGCAGCAGAGACGTGATCCTCGGCCGGGTACGCCGCGCGATCGCCGACGTACCGCGCGACGACACGCCGTACGAGCAGGCGGTCGAGCGGAACTACCTGCTCGAGCACGGTACGCGCGATGTCGCCGGGACGGTGGACCTGCTCGCCGAGAACCTGGCGGACTACCGGGCGATCGTGCACCGCACCGACGACGAGGAGCTGCCCCACCTGATCATGCGGCTGCTGGCCGGGCGGGGCACGCGGTACGTCCTCGTCCCGCCGGGTCTGCCGCCCGAGTGGATGTCGGCCGCCGATCCCACCCGCGTCCACGACCGCGCCGTGAGCACGCCCCACGAGCTGGACCGGGTGGAGAGCGTGGTCACGGGCTGCGCGCTCGCGATCGCCGAGACCGGCACCCTGGTACTGGACGGAAGCCCCGACCAGGGACGCCGGCGCATCACGCTGATCCCCGATCACCACATCTGTGTGGTCCGCGTTCCCGACCAGGTCGTCTCCTCCGTGCCGCAGGCCCTGGAGCGCCTCGACCCGCGCCGCCCGCTCACCTGGATCTCCGGCCCCTCGGCGACCAGTGACATCGAACTGGACCGGGTCGAGGGGGTGCACGGCCCGCGGACCCTGGAGGTGGTGCTGGTGAGCGGAGCCTGA
- a CDS encoding ABC transporter ATP-binding protein gives MIRFEQVTKRYPDGTTAVDGLSFEVAEGELVTLVGPSGCGKTTTMMMVNRLIEPTSGRILVAGEDVATVDPVRLRRRIGYVIQQVGLFPHRTVLDNTATVPTLVGWRKAKARARAAELLDLVGLDPKTYGSRYPDQLSGGQRQRVGVARALAADPPVLLMDEPFGAVDPVVREQLQDEFLRMQESVRKTVLLVTHDIEEAVRLGDRIAVYGQGRVEQFDTPGAVLGTPATQYVADFVGADRGLKRLSVTEIQRDDLEQPPVARLDEPAGTAAARLRSGSARWAVVLDTEGDLHGWVGVDELTGGGSVGDHVHRMNSWVPVGAPLKQAFGVMLQHDAGWVAVLEGARFLGVLTPAKLHEALRRSVDADARGVARGQVAFDSVTKA, from the coding sequence ATGATCCGGTTCGAGCAGGTCACCAAGCGGTATCCGGACGGGACGACGGCCGTGGACGGCCTGTCCTTCGAGGTCGCCGAGGGTGAACTCGTGACGCTGGTCGGCCCGTCGGGCTGCGGCAAGACGACCACCATGATGATGGTCAACCGGCTGATCGAACCGACCTCGGGCCGGATCCTCGTGGCGGGCGAGGACGTCGCCACCGTCGACCCGGTCCGGCTGCGCCGGCGCATCGGGTACGTCATCCAGCAGGTGGGACTGTTCCCGCACCGGACCGTCCTCGACAACACCGCGACCGTGCCGACCCTGGTCGGCTGGCGGAAGGCGAAGGCCCGCGCCCGCGCCGCCGAGCTGCTCGATCTCGTGGGCCTGGACCCGAAGACGTACGGATCCCGCTATCCGGACCAGTTGTCGGGCGGTCAGCGCCAGCGGGTCGGGGTGGCGCGGGCCCTCGCGGCCGACCCGCCGGTCCTGCTGATGGACGAGCCCTTCGGGGCCGTCGACCCGGTGGTCCGCGAGCAGTTGCAGGACGAGTTCCTGCGGATGCAGGAGTCGGTGCGCAAGACGGTGCTGCTCGTCACGCACGACATCGAGGAGGCGGTCCGGCTCGGCGACCGCATCGCGGTGTACGGGCAGGGGCGCGTCGAGCAGTTCGACACGCCGGGGGCCGTGCTGGGCACCCCGGCCACGCAGTACGTCGCCGACTTCGTCGGGGCCGACCGCGGGCTGAAGCGGTTGTCGGTCACCGAGATCCAGCGCGACGACCTGGAACAGCCTCCCGTCGCCCGCCTGGACGAGCCGGCCGGGACGGCCGCGGCACGGTTGCGTTCCGGGAGCGCCCGCTGGGCGGTGGTGCTGGACACCGAGGGAGACCTGCACGGCTGGGTGGGTGTCGACGAGCTGACCGGGGGCGGGTCCGTCGGGGACCACGTCCACCGCATGAACTCCTGGGTCCCGGTGGGGGCCCCGCTCAAACAGGCGTTCGGTGTCATGCTCCAGCACGACGCGGGGTGGGTAGCGGTGCTGGAGGGCGCGCGCTTCCTCGGGGTGCTGACCCCGGCGAAGCTGCACGAGGCGCTGCGGCGCTCGGTGGACGCGGACGCGCGGGGGGTCGCGCGGGGGCAGGTGGCGTTCGACTCGGTGACCAAGGCGTAG